The Synechococcus sp. MU1617 genome window below encodes:
- a CDS encoding MAPEG family protein — translation MSDLSQSMVSSAEPYLWSLVLSFATLLISIILLYIARFSASLEIKDLAALRSMFDRFPAWGKRASWAQQNSFEAFTIHAPAALLAVVAVLNGQSLPFITVVVAWAHPALRIVYISAYLFNVPFARSLAWFLGLLCSGVLYGVGLAALVW, via the coding sequence ATGTCAGATTTGTCGCAATCGATGGTGTCGAGTGCAGAGCCTTATCTGTGGTCGTTGGTGCTGTCGTTCGCCACGCTGCTGATCAGCATCATCCTGCTTTACATCGCTCGATTCAGCGCAAGCCTTGAAATCAAGGATCTGGCGGCTCTTCGGTCGATGTTTGATCGCTTTCCGGCTTGGGGCAAGCGCGCTAGTTGGGCACAGCAAAACAGTTTTGAAGCCTTCACCATCCATGCCCCTGCAGCACTGCTTGCTGTCGTTGCTGTTTTGAACGGACAAAGCCTTCCGTTCATCACTGTTGTAGTTGCCTGGGCACATCCAGCCCTTCGAATTGTTTACATCAGTGCCTATCTTTTTAATGTGCCTTTTGCTCGATCCTTGGCTTGGTTCCTGGGTCTGCTTTGCAGTGGCGTTCTTTATGGTGTTGGCTTGGCAGCTCTTGTCTGGTAA
- a CDS encoding GH116 family glycosyl hydrolase yields the protein MASFGWSALNSLLGRGKQAKRWQPPEASWIRPFGLGWDKPYTVRYASNLDDGPNHGMPLGGFGAGCFGRAPDGNINLWHLDGGEHWFGVLPDCQFALFEGNGCGKRAHALAVQPDRDASRPQGGQPLKAWEWYPASTADRSTGTYAARYPISWTSYEGVYDAEVRCEAFSPILPGDYQRTSYPVAVFIWTLRNPTDQPLDLSLLLSWRNTTGWFTNTDASAEVHFRDDGSPEHNYAPAIGTTTGQRNRCIDDGSLKGVVLEGNVSEPVAEGEGQWCIATAEQPGVTIQRCSRWNPSGDGRELWDSFSNDGSIPESNNDRRSGVDDPLSAALAVQCQLAPGQSIEIPLVISWDLPVTAFATGSQALRRYTDFFGANANQAVAIAAEALRDWRSWRQQIEAWQQPVLQREDLPEPLRMALFNELYDLCSGGSLWSAASADDPHGRFGVLECLDYAWYESLDVRLYGSFALLQLWPELDKAVLRSFARAIPAADAAQRPIGWYFTQGKGRVEADRKVKGATPHDLGAPNEIPWDATNYTAYQDCNLWKDLGSDFVLQVWRTFKLAPSGKDIRFLADCWPAAVEALRYLKTFDVNNDGLPDNGGAPDQTFDDWPLKGVSAYCGALWVAALEAALAIAQTLQLRTGLDTSAEQKEFSGWLEQSRGNFDKLLWNGEYYDIDAESGTPVVMADQLCGDFYARLLGLPPVVSDANSRSTLKAVKEACFEAFDGGCLGVANGLRRDGTPLDPNGTHPLEVWTGINFGIASYYRLMGEKQTAEAICSAVVEQVYSGGLQFRTPEAITAVNTYRACHYLRAMAIWGLWATETDWTLIPGADAR from the coding sequence ATGGCTTCGTTCGGTTGGTCTGCTCTGAACTCCCTGCTGGGCCGCGGTAAGCAAGCCAAGCGATGGCAGCCACCGGAGGCATCCTGGATTCGCCCCTTCGGCCTGGGCTGGGACAAGCCCTACACGGTTCGCTATGCCAGCAACCTCGACGACGGCCCCAACCACGGCATGCCGCTTGGGGGGTTCGGGGCCGGGTGCTTCGGGCGGGCGCCCGACGGCAACATCAACCTCTGGCACCTTGATGGCGGCGAGCACTGGTTTGGTGTGCTGCCCGATTGCCAGTTCGCTCTGTTTGAGGGGAATGGCTGCGGCAAGCGCGCCCACGCTTTGGCGGTTCAGCCGGATCGGGATGCCTCGCGTCCGCAGGGCGGCCAGCCGCTGAAGGCCTGGGAGTGGTACCCAGCCAGCACGGCGGATCGCAGCACCGGCACCTATGCCGCCCGCTATCCAATCAGCTGGACGAGCTATGAGGGTGTGTATGACGCCGAGGTGCGTTGTGAGGCCTTCAGCCCGATCCTCCCGGGTGATTATCAGCGCACCAGCTACCCGGTGGCAGTGTTCATCTGGACGCTGCGTAATCCCACCGACCAGCCTTTGGATTTGTCGTTGTTGCTGAGTTGGCGCAACACCACCGGCTGGTTCACCAACACCGATGCCTCGGCCGAGGTTCACTTCCGCGATGACGGCAGCCCGGAGCACAACTACGCCCCGGCCATCGGCACCACTACCGGCCAGCGAAACCGTTGCATCGACGATGGCTCCCTCAAAGGAGTGGTGCTAGAGGGCAACGTCTCCGAGCCCGTTGCTGAAGGTGAGGGCCAGTGGTGCATTGCCACGGCTGAGCAGCCCGGTGTGACCATCCAGCGCTGCAGCCGCTGGAATCCCAGCGGTGATGGCCGTGAGCTCTGGGACAGCTTCAGTAATGATGGTTCGATCCCCGAGAGCAACAACGATCGACGCAGTGGAGTGGATGATCCACTCAGTGCTGCGCTGGCGGTTCAGTGTCAGCTGGCCCCTGGGCAGAGCATTGAGATTCCGCTGGTGATCAGCTGGGACCTGCCAGTGACGGCCTTTGCCACCGGCAGCCAGGCTCTGCGCCGCTACACCGACTTCTTTGGCGCAAATGCCAACCAGGCGGTTGCCATTGCCGCTGAAGCGCTGCGCGACTGGCGCAGTTGGCGCCAGCAGATCGAGGCCTGGCAGCAGCCGGTACTGCAACGCGAAGACCTGCCGGAACCGCTGCGGATGGCTTTGTTCAATGAGCTCTACGACCTTTGCAGTGGCGGCAGCCTCTGGAGTGCGGCCTCAGCCGACGATCCCCACGGCCGCTTCGGCGTTTTGGAGTGCCTCGACTACGCCTGGTACGAAAGCCTCGATGTTCGTCTCTACGGATCCTTTGCTCTGTTGCAGCTCTGGCCCGAACTCGACAAGGCCGTGTTGCGCAGCTTTGCCCGGGCGATTCCGGCGGCGGACGCCGCCCAGCGTCCGATTGGCTGGTACTTCACCCAGGGCAAGGGCCGGGTGGAGGCTGATCGCAAGGTGAAAGGAGCCACCCCCCATGACCTGGGGGCTCCCAACGAGATCCCCTGGGATGCGACCAACTACACCGCTTATCAGGACTGCAACCTCTGGAAGGATCTCGGTAGTGATTTTGTGCTGCAGGTGTGGCGAACCTTCAAGCTGGCTCCCAGCGGTAAAGACATCCGCTTCCTCGCCGACTGCTGGCCGGCGGCCGTGGAGGCCCTGCGCTACCTCAAAACTTTTGATGTCAACAATGACGGGCTGCCCGACAACGGCGGTGCCCCGGATCAGACCTTCGACGACTGGCCCTTGAAGGGGGTAAGTGCTTACTGCGGTGCCCTCTGGGTCGCTGCACTGGAGGCTGCTCTTGCCATTGCCCAGACCCTTCAGCTCAGGACTGGGCTCGACACCTCAGCCGAGCAGAAGGAATTCAGCGGTTGGCTCGAGCAATCCCGGGGCAATTTCGACAAGTTGCTCTGGAATGGCGAGTACTACGACATCGATGCCGAGAGCGGCACGCCAGTGGTGATGGCTGATCAGCTCTGCGGCGATTTCTACGCACGGCTGTTGGGCCTGCCGCCGGTGGTGAGTGATGCCAACAGCCGCAGCACCTTGAAGGCCGTTAAGGAGGCCTGCTTTGAAGCCTTTGATGGCGGCTGCCTGGGCGTGGCCAATGGCCTGCGCCGTGATGGAACCCCCTTGGATCCCAATGGCACCCATCCCCTGGAGGTGTGGACGGGGATCAACTTCGGGATTGCCAGTTATTACCGGTTGATGGGAGAGAAGCAGACGGCGGAAGCGATCTGCTCAGCCGTTGTTGAGCAGGTGTATTCCGGTGGTCTGCAGTTCCGCACCCCTGAGGCGATTACCGCGGTGAACACCTACCGGGCCTGTCACTACCTCAGAGCCATGGCCATCTGGGGGCTCTGGGCCACGGAGACCGATTGGACGCTGATCCCGGGAGCGGATGCCCGTTGA
- a CDS encoding ion channel, which translates to MLVGLVQRLLQRDDTQLKLLLLFTLIATVGFAFPRLDWVTYIGYTLVALLLTQVMVGSSKAPDWSDALYRSLGLMAVVTMWLWLLTPLELIYSGMPLALSWSVLVGWSVIRLVTRFASTRRVTEALLMGATAGYLHIGLVAGLVMSALETIQPGSFQPLEMTNVGDSSVLANARIFSALNYYAFVCLTTVGFGDISPMLPLSRMVSVATSVAGPLYLAAVMGVLIGRYANSLERR; encoded by the coding sequence GTGCTGGTGGGTCTGGTTCAGCGGCTCCTGCAGCGTGATGACACGCAGCTGAAGCTGCTGCTGCTCTTCACCCTGATCGCCACCGTGGGCTTCGCCTTTCCTCGCTTGGACTGGGTGACCTACATCGGCTACACCCTTGTTGCCTTGTTGCTGACGCAGGTGATGGTGGGGAGCAGCAAGGCACCGGATTGGAGTGATGCCCTGTATCGGAGTCTGGGGCTGATGGCCGTGGTGACCATGTGGCTCTGGCTGCTCACGCCCCTGGAGCTGATCTACAGCGGTATGCCGTTGGCCCTGAGCTGGAGTGTGCTTGTGGGCTGGAGCGTGATCCGCCTAGTGACACGCTTCGCCAGCACCAGACGCGTCACCGAGGCGCTGCTGATGGGTGCCACGGCCGGATACCTACACATCGGGCTCGTCGCCGGCCTGGTGATGAGTGCCCTGGAAACGATCCAACCGGGCAGCTTCCAACCCCTGGAGATGACGAACGTTGGCGATTCAAGTGTTCTGGCCAACGCCCGCATCTTTTCAGCACTGAACTACTACGCCTTCGTTTGCCTCACCACCGTGGGCTTCGGGGACATCAGCCCGATGCTCCCCCTGTCACGGATGGTGAGCGTGGCCACCAGCGTTGCCGGACCGCTCTACCTCGCGGCCGTGATGGGCGTTCTGATCGGCCGCTATGCCAACAGCCTTGAACGCCGGTGA
- a CDS encoding SOS response-associated peptidase → MCGRYCLDTPRAELQQLLGSWLRPDDSAWLEHYAPRELIRPHEPVLAVRREHGEDRLAHMLWGLLPGWVKDPLQAPRPINARAETIAEKASFRGPWRHHRCLLPSTGFFEKGHLIHRRDRQLFWLAGVWDRWIGPDGSEVETCCVITTRPNSLVAPLHDRMPVIIPDGLESVWLEPGDGAHRRALEPMLTPSPAEPWDCRALKPAAPANKHQQLSLLD, encoded by the coding sequence ATGTGTGGTCGCTATTGCCTCGACACGCCTCGCGCGGAATTGCAGCAGCTGCTGGGCAGCTGGCTGCGGCCGGACGACAGCGCCTGGTTGGAGCATTACGCCCCCCGCGAGCTGATCCGTCCCCATGAACCGGTGCTGGCGGTGCGGCGGGAGCACGGTGAAGACCGTCTCGCCCACATGCTTTGGGGCCTCCTGCCGGGCTGGGTCAAAGACCCGTTGCAAGCGCCGCGACCGATCAATGCCCGCGCTGAAACCATTGCGGAGAAAGCCTCTTTTCGCGGTCCATGGCGTCATCACCGCTGCCTTCTGCCCAGCACGGGCTTTTTTGAAAAAGGACACCTGATCCATCGCAGAGACCGGCAGCTGTTCTGGTTGGCCGGTGTCTGGGACCGCTGGATCGGACCCGATGGCAGTGAAGTGGAGACCTGCTGCGTGATCACGACGCGGCCCAACAGCCTGGTCGCTCCGTTGCACGATCGAATGCCGGTGATCATTCCCGATGGCTTGGAGAGCGTCTGGCTCGAACCCGGTGATGGGGCCCACCGACGCGCCCTCGAGCCGATGCTCACGCCATCACCAGCGGAGCCATGGGACTGCAGAGCACTGAAGCCAGCTGCCCCTGCAAACAAGCACCAGCAACTCTCCTTGCTTGATTGA
- a CDS encoding helix-turn-helix transcriptional regulator, with protein sequence MEVAFNSALGLSATLERVGFEMGVAQLSRGTLHGVVRLGGSKQLPVLSIQTNQDLVLHGNRRPGVLPFTLNISDQQPVVRGEETHQGSLHGFHAGLSDVFFQLPAGAHIQAALVSQTRFEQLATATGDHQTLDVIHRSNSANLHPQRFKEISALIQAQLMGGGQDDLVEVAALEALSPHHLQGTASGDLGVRAGLMKDLIAWGFENTGQAITLDDLCTTIFASRSAIVHHCRQTFGTGPMALLKQIRLSQVHHALSSPEVQHAIGCYTVQAIASHHGFQSRNHFARDYRNQFGESPSATLQRASAPGISVQSVSVAQSPQMAMALR encoded by the coding sequence ATGGAGGTTGCTTTTAATTCGGCTCTGGGCCTTAGCGCCACCCTGGAAAGGGTTGGCTTCGAGATGGGTGTCGCCCAATTGAGCCGCGGCACTCTCCATGGCGTCGTTCGCCTGGGTGGATCGAAGCAGCTGCCGGTCTTGTCGATCCAGACCAATCAAGACCTGGTGCTTCACGGCAACCGACGGCCTGGGGTCTTGCCCTTCACCTTGAACATCTCCGACCAGCAACCAGTGGTTCGCGGAGAAGAAACGCATCAGGGCTCTCTGCATGGGTTCCATGCAGGACTGAGCGACGTCTTTTTCCAGCTTCCCGCAGGAGCCCACATCCAAGCGGCGCTTGTCTCGCAAACGCGGTTTGAACAGCTCGCCACCGCCACCGGTGATCACCAGACGCTGGATGTGATCCACAGATCCAACTCCGCCAACCTTCATCCCCAGCGGTTTAAAGAAATCAGCGCATTGATCCAGGCCCAGCTGATGGGAGGGGGCCAGGATGATCTGGTGGAAGTGGCGGCGCTGGAGGCCTTGTCACCCCATCATCTGCAGGGAACAGCCAGTGGTGACCTCGGCGTGAGAGCTGGGCTGATGAAAGATCTGATCGCTTGGGGGTTCGAGAACACCGGCCAAGCGATCACCCTGGACGACCTGTGCACGACGATCTTCGCCTCACGCTCCGCAATCGTTCACCACTGCCGTCAGACCTTCGGCACTGGCCCAATGGCTCTGCTCAAACAGATCCGGCTCAGCCAGGTGCATCACGCCCTCAGCTCCCCAGAGGTGCAGCACGCCATTGGCTGCTACACCGTGCAGGCGATTGCCTCACATCACGGCTTTCAGAGCCGCAATCACTTCGCCCGGGATTACCGCAACCAATTCGGCGAATCCCCAAGCGCCACACTTCAACGGGCATCCGCTCCCGGGATCAGCGTCCAATCGGTCTCCGTGGCCCAGAGCCCCCAGATGGCCATGGCTCTGAGGTAG
- the ribD gene encoding bifunctional diaminohydroxyphosphoribosylaminopyrimidine deaminase/5-amino-6-(5-phosphoribosylamino)uracil reductase RibD has product MWELWMRRALALAALAEGHTSPNPLVGAVVLDRDGRLVGDGFHARAGAAHAEVGALRQAGDAARDGTLVVTLEPCCHHGRTPPCSEAVLQAGIRRVVIALEDPDPRVDGGGIRQLREAGLEVISGVLREEARQQNRAFLHRVRTGRPFGILKWAMSLDGRTALPNGASQWISGPYARDWVHRLRSGMDAVIVGGGTVRADNPLLTSRGRRSPEPLRVVLSRSLDLPDQAQLWDTAIAPTLVAHGPDADPQHLPSGLEGLELSACEPMQLMEALAGRGCNQVLWECGPELAAAAIRQGCVQEIAAVVAPKLMGGMAARTPLGDLDFSSMDQALQGRWHQCEPLGHDWLLRWRSGS; this is encoded by the coding sequence ATGTGGGAGCTCTGGATGCGGCGAGCCCTGGCCCTGGCCGCCCTAGCTGAAGGACACACCAGTCCCAACCCTCTCGTGGGGGCCGTGGTTCTTGATCGCGATGGGCGCCTTGTTGGCGACGGCTTTCACGCGCGGGCCGGTGCCGCCCATGCCGAGGTGGGTGCGTTGCGGCAGGCCGGGGATGCGGCCCGAGACGGAACCCTTGTGGTCACCCTGGAACCCTGTTGCCACCACGGCCGCACGCCCCCTTGCAGTGAGGCGGTGCTTCAGGCGGGCATTCGTAGGGTTGTGATCGCTCTGGAGGACCCGGACCCCCGAGTGGATGGGGGCGGCATTCGTCAGCTGCGTGAGGCGGGTCTGGAGGTGATCAGTGGTGTGCTGCGCGAGGAGGCCCGCCAGCAGAACCGGGCTTTCCTGCACCGCGTTCGTACCGGCCGCCCGTTCGGGATTCTGAAGTGGGCCATGAGCTTGGACGGCCGCACCGCTTTGCCCAATGGGGCCAGCCAATGGATCAGCGGCCCATACGCCCGCGATTGGGTGCATCGGCTGCGCAGTGGCATGGATGCAGTGATCGTTGGTGGCGGTACGGTTCGTGCTGATAATCCGCTGCTGACTAGTCGCGGCAGACGTTCGCCAGAACCGTTGCGGGTGGTGCTGAGCCGCAGCTTGGATCTTCCGGATCAGGCCCAGCTCTGGGACACCGCTATCGCCCCGACCCTCGTGGCCCACGGTCCCGATGCCGATCCCCAGCATCTCCCTTCTGGCCTTGAGGGACTTGAACTTTCAGCCTGTGAACCGATGCAGCTGATGGAGGCTCTGGCGGGGCGTGGTTGCAACCAGGTGCTCTGGGAGTGCGGCCCTGAGTTGGCGGCCGCGGCGATCCGGCAGGGCTGTGTGCAGGAGATTGCGGCGGTGGTGGCTCCGAAGCTGATGGGGGGCATGGCGGCCCGCACCCCTCTAGGAGATCTGGACTTCAGCTCCATGGATCAAGCGCTGCAGGGGAGGTGGCATCAGTGCGAGCCGCTGGGGCACGACTGGCTGCTCCGTTGGCGCAGCGGCTCCTGA
- the ftsH gene encoding ATP-dependent zinc metalloprotease FtsH, giving the protein MPIRQDDNQPNRRFGIINLVLIGFGVLLLASSFLPTNGMQQVPRVPYSLFIDQVNDGAVKRAFITQDQIRYELSDPEEGTPPVLATTPIFDMDLPQRLETKGVEFAAAPPKKPNIFTTILSWVVPPLIFILVLQFFARRSMGGGAQGALSFTKSKAKVYVPDEESRITFADVAGVDEAKQELTEIVDFLKRPERYTEIGARIPKGVLLVGPPGTGKTLLSKAVAGEAEVPFFIISGSEFVELFVGAGAARVRDLFEEAKKKAPCIIFIDELDAIGKSRSGSMGVVGGNDEREQTLNQLLTEMDGFAAQDKPVIVLAATNQPEVLDAALLRPGRFDRQVLVDRPDLSGRKTILEIYAKKVKLAAGVDLDSVAQATSGFAGADLANLVNEAALLAARAQRTSVEQQDLGEAIERVVAGLEKKSRVLQDDEKKVVAYHEVGHAIVGHLMPGGSKVAKISIVPRGMSALGYTLQLPTEERFLNSKEELQGQIATLLGGRSAEEIVFGKITTGAANDLQRATDLAEQMVGTYGMSDTLGPLAYDKQGGGRFLGGGNNPRRSVSDATAQAIDKEVRGLVDQAHDDALTILRENMALLETIAQKILEKEVIEGDDLKQMLEASVLPSGVTA; this is encoded by the coding sequence ATGCCGATCCGCCAGGACGACAACCAGCCGAACCGTCGCTTCGGGATCATCAACCTGGTGCTGATTGGTTTCGGTGTGCTGCTGCTGGCCAGCAGCTTCCTCCCCACCAACGGCATGCAGCAGGTGCCGCGGGTGCCCTACTCCCTGTTCATTGATCAGGTGAATGACGGTGCGGTGAAGCGGGCCTTCATTACCCAGGATCAGATCCGCTATGAGCTGAGTGATCCCGAGGAAGGCACGCCTCCGGTGCTGGCCACCACGCCGATCTTCGACATGGATTTGCCGCAACGCCTGGAGACCAAGGGCGTTGAATTCGCAGCAGCACCTCCGAAGAAGCCCAATATCTTCACCACCATTCTCAGTTGGGTGGTGCCCCCCCTGATCTTCATCCTGGTGCTGCAATTCTTCGCCCGCCGCTCGATGGGCGGTGGTGCACAGGGTGCTTTGAGCTTCACCAAGAGCAAGGCCAAGGTCTATGTGCCCGATGAGGAGTCGCGGATCACCTTCGCCGATGTGGCTGGCGTGGATGAGGCGAAGCAGGAGCTGACTGAGATCGTCGACTTCCTCAAGCGTCCTGAGCGTTACACCGAGATTGGTGCTCGCATCCCCAAGGGTGTGCTGCTCGTCGGCCCCCCTGGCACCGGCAAGACCCTGCTCTCCAAGGCTGTTGCGGGCGAAGCCGAGGTGCCGTTCTTCATTATTTCCGGTTCGGAATTCGTCGAGCTCTTCGTCGGAGCCGGTGCCGCTCGCGTGCGCGATTTGTTTGAAGAAGCGAAGAAAAAAGCGCCCTGCATCATCTTCATTGACGAACTCGACGCCATCGGCAAGAGCCGCTCGGGGTCTATGGGCGTTGTCGGCGGCAACGACGAACGGGAGCAGACCCTTAATCAGCTGCTCACCGAGATGGATGGCTTCGCAGCGCAGGACAAGCCGGTGATCGTTCTTGCGGCCACCAACCAACCCGAAGTGTTGGATGCGGCGCTGCTGCGCCCGGGTCGTTTCGACCGGCAAGTTCTGGTCGATCGCCCCGATCTCTCCGGCCGCAAGACCATCCTCGAGATCTACGCCAAGAAAGTGAAGCTGGCTGCAGGCGTTGACCTCGACAGCGTGGCCCAGGCCACCAGCGGTTTTGCTGGCGCTGATCTCGCCAACCTCGTCAATGAAGCCGCGCTGCTTGCAGCTCGTGCCCAGCGCACCAGCGTCGAGCAGCAAGATCTCGGTGAAGCGATCGAGCGCGTTGTGGCGGGTCTGGAGAAGAAGAGCCGCGTCCTGCAGGACGACGAAAAGAAAGTGGTTGCTTATCACGAGGTGGGCCACGCGATCGTGGGCCATCTCATGCCTGGTGGCAGCAAGGTTGCCAAGATTTCGATCGTCCCCCGCGGCATGAGTGCCCTGGGCTACACCCTGCAGCTCCCCACGGAAGAGCGCTTCCTCAACTCCAAGGAAGAACTGCAAGGTCAGATCGCCACGCTTCTTGGAGGCCGCTCCGCTGAGGAGATCGTCTTCGGCAAAATCACCACGGGCGCTGCCAACGACCTGCAGCGGGCCACGGATCTGGCCGAGCAGATGGTGGGCACTTACGGCATGAGCGACACCCTGGGGCCTCTGGCCTACGACAAGCAGGGCGGTGGCCGTTTCCTTGGGGGAGGCAACAACCCGCGCCGTTCGGTGAGTGATGCCACGGCCCAGGCCATTGATAAGGAAGTCCGCGGGCTAGTGGACCAGGCCCACGACGACGCCCTCACGATCCTGCGGGAAAACATGGCGCTACTCGAGACGATCGCCCAGAAGATCCTTGAAAAAGAGGTGATCGAGGGGGATGACCTCAAGCAGATGCTCGAGGCGAGTGTGCTGCCGTCTGGAGTGACCGCTTGA
- a CDS encoding DUF3122 domain-containing protein codes for MRRLLCCFMAALGLLLLTPGMAWAQVHQHESEAGVAMVRSLESLRDLDYDSWQAVAYREGPPGQPVVLRVVGYPGKLRLDHPVTLQVLAGRREWQLDDITLANSVLATDGRDAAAEFALDPLLNDLSNNRPLRLALPGVFTELPIPPYVVGEWRSLQELPLS; via the coding sequence ATGCGCCGTTTGCTCTGCTGTTTCATGGCCGCCCTTGGGCTCTTGCTGCTTACGCCGGGCATGGCCTGGGCCCAGGTGCACCAGCATGAGAGTGAGGCAGGCGTCGCCATGGTTCGTTCGCTTGAGAGTCTGCGGGATCTCGATTACGACAGCTGGCAGGCGGTGGCCTACCGCGAAGGCCCTCCAGGCCAGCCGGTGGTGCTGCGCGTGGTGGGCTATCCCGGAAAGCTGAGGCTTGATCATCCGGTGACCCTCCAGGTGTTGGCGGGTCGCCGCGAATGGCAGCTGGACGACATCACCTTGGCCAATTCGGTGCTGGCCACCGATGGCCGCGACGCAGCGGCTGAATTTGCCCTTGATCCCTTGCTGAACGATCTCAGCAACAACCGACCGCTGCGCTTGGCGTTGCCGGGTGTGTTCACTGAGTTGCCGATCCCTCCATATGTCGTCGGGGAATGGCGCTCGCTGCAGGAGTTGCCTCTCAGCTGA
- a CDS encoding sulfotransferase, with the protein MGRGALLVDRLVAGGFVRPAVLLRGLQLRRPALSCWRVSLVMGLSGLLVEPLAWVQSWLFARRLQKVELPDDPIVVIGHWRSGTTYLHQLLACDPTLATARNSLTMAPQVALLLKPWIRSALKALMTQQRPIDAVPWGPDDPQEDELGLARLTMDTNMAGMAFPLAYPWFFRRNVLGSSGAFERQWLHFTKLSWLHDGKGKTGLLIKNSAHSARVELVLRHFPKARFVLLRRDPQASIRSLVQVKQRLGALVGLQPLPDAVTQVEETVAAHGQLLDAFEASRHRIPAGQMVELPYEALIRQPLVAVRRIYDELGLSSWSVAQAPLQARIAQARSYTADPVTLPLSAQQRLNDLMEEA; encoded by the coding sequence ATGGGACGGGGGGCTTTGCTGGTCGATCGCTTGGTGGCGGGAGGCTTTGTGCGACCTGCGGTGCTGCTTCGAGGTTTGCAGCTTCGTCGTCCGGCCCTCTCCTGCTGGAGGGTGAGCCTGGTGATGGGACTCAGTGGGCTGCTGGTGGAGCCCCTGGCTTGGGTTCAGTCCTGGCTGTTTGCTCGCCGGTTGCAGAAGGTCGAACTTCCAGACGACCCGATCGTGGTGATTGGCCACTGGCGCAGTGGCACCACCTATCTGCATCAGTTGCTGGCCTGCGACCCAACACTGGCGACGGCACGCAATTCGCTGACCATGGCGCCGCAGGTGGCGTTGCTGCTCAAACCCTGGATTCGTTCGGCACTCAAAGCCTTGATGACGCAGCAGCGGCCGATTGATGCAGTGCCGTGGGGGCCGGACGACCCCCAGGAGGATGAGCTCGGGCTGGCCCGACTCACCATGGATACCAACATGGCGGGCATGGCTTTTCCCCTGGCCTATCCCTGGTTTTTCCGACGCAATGTTCTGGGTTCGTCCGGTGCTTTCGAGCGGCAGTGGCTGCACTTCACCAAGCTCTCCTGGCTCCATGACGGCAAGGGAAAGACGGGACTGCTGATCAAGAACAGCGCCCATTCCGCTCGGGTGGAGCTGGTGCTGCGCCACTTCCCTAAGGCGCGCTTTGTTCTGTTGCGCCGTGATCCGCAGGCCTCGATCCGCTCGCTGGTTCAGGTGAAGCAGCGGTTGGGCGCTTTGGTGGGACTCCAGCCCCTGCCTGATGCTGTCACCCAGGTGGAGGAAACGGTGGCGGCCCATGGCCAGCTGCTTGATGCCTTTGAGGCCTCTCGGCATCGGATCCCTGCGGGGCAGATGGTTGAGCTGCCCTATGAGGCCTTGATTCGCCAACCCCTCGTTGCGGTGAGACGGATCTATGACGAACTCGGGCTCAGCAGCTGGTCGGTGGCGCAGGCTCCGCTGCAGGCTCGGATTGCCCAGGCCCGTAGCTACACCGCTGATCCGGTGACCCTGCCCTTATCAGCGCAACAGCGCCTGAACGACCTGATGGAGGAGGCATGA